A stretch of Microtus pennsylvanicus isolate mMicPen1 chromosome 5, mMicPen1.hap1, whole genome shotgun sequence DNA encodes these proteins:
- the Hras gene encoding GTPase HRas isoform X2 — translation MTEYKLVVVGAGGVGKSALTIQLIQNHFVDEYDPTIEDSYRKQVVIDGETCLLDILDTAGQEEYSAMRDQYMRTGEGFLCVFAINNTKSFEDIHQYREQIKRVKDSDDVPMVLVGNKCDLAARTVESRQAQDLARSYGIPYIETSAKTRQGSRSGSSSGTLWDPPGTHVTQRPPCWCGGCLLYAST, via the exons ATGACAGAATACAAGCTTGTGGTGGTGGGCGCTGGAGGCGTGGGAAAGAGTGCCCTGACCATCCAGCTGATCCAGAACCATTTTGTGGACGAGTATGACCCCACCATAGAG GACTCCTATCGGAAGCAGGTGGTCATTGATGGGGAGACGTGTCTGCTGGACATCTTAGACACAGCAGGTCAAGAGGAGTATAGTGCCATGCGGGACCAGTATATGCGCACAGGGGAGGGCTTCCTCTGTGTGTTTGCCATCAACAACACCAAGTCCTTTGAAGACATCCATCAGTACAG GGAGCAGATCAAACGGGTGAAGGACTCAGACGATGTGCCAATGGTGCTTGTGGGGAACAAGTGTGACCTGGCCGCTCGTACTGTCGAGTCTCGGCAGGCCCAGGACCTTGCCCGCAGCTACGGCATCCCCTACATTGAGACATCAGCTAAGACCCGGCAG GGCAGCCGCTCTGGCTCCAGCTCCGGGACCCTCTGGGACCCCCCCGGGACCCATGTGACCCAGCGGCCCCCATGCT GGTGTGGAGGATGCCTTCTATACGCTAGTACGTGA
- the Hras gene encoding GTPase HRas isoform X1, producing the protein MTEYKLVVVGAGGVGKSALTIQLIQNHFVDEYDPTIEDSYRKQVVIDGETCLLDILDTAGQEEYSAMRDQYMRTGEGFLCVFAINNTKSFEDIHQYREQIKRVKDSDDVPMVLVGNKCDLAARTVESRQAQDLARSYGIPYIETSAKTRQGVEDAFYTLVREIRQHKLRKLNPPDESGPGCMSCKCVLS; encoded by the exons ATGACAGAATACAAGCTTGTGGTGGTGGGCGCTGGAGGCGTGGGAAAGAGTGCCCTGACCATCCAGCTGATCCAGAACCATTTTGTGGACGAGTATGACCCCACCATAGAG GACTCCTATCGGAAGCAGGTGGTCATTGATGGGGAGACGTGTCTGCTGGACATCTTAGACACAGCAGGTCAAGAGGAGTATAGTGCCATGCGGGACCAGTATATGCGCACAGGGGAGGGCTTCCTCTGTGTGTTTGCCATCAACAACACCAAGTCCTTTGAAGACATCCATCAGTACAG GGAGCAGATCAAACGGGTGAAGGACTCAGACGATGTGCCAATGGTGCTTGTGGGGAACAAGTGTGACCTGGCCGCTCGTACTGTCGAGTCTCGGCAGGCCCAGGACCTTGCCCGCAGCTACGGCATCCCCTACATTGAGACATCAGCTAAGACCCGGCAG GGTGTGGAGGATGCCTTCTATACGCTAGTACGTGAGATCCGGCAGCATAAACTGCGGAAGCTGAACCCTCCCGATGAGAGTGGCCCCGGCTGCATGAGCTGCAAGTGTGTGCTGTCCTGA